Genomic segment of Clostridia bacterium:
ACATTGGACACGGCTCTAAAGTTACATATAAACTACATTCACTTAACCGCCATGTACCTAATTTTTCTCCCGCCTGCCTTAAGGCAATTATTTCAGCGTGAGCAGTAGGATCATTTAATGTTTCCCGCAAATTATGACCACAACCTATTATCACCCCTTGACAAACTACCACGGCTCCAATGGGGACTTCTCCCTTGCCCAAAGCCAAATATGCCTCCACAAGGGCCTTTCTCATAAACCTTTCATGACTTTTCATTTTTTCACCAAACTTCAAAATAAATGGTGCACCCGGCAGGATTCGAACCTGCGACAGACGCGGATTAGGAATCCGCCGCTCTATCCAACTGAGCTACGGGCACACTAAAATAATAATTTAAAAAAAGGCTAAATTTGGACTTTCTTTTAAATTTAACCTTCGAAAAAACAATTATGGCGTGCCCGGCAGGATTCGAACC
This window contains:
- a CDS encoding nucleoside deaminase, whose product is MKSHERFMRKALVEAYLALGKGEVPIGAVVVCQGVIIGCGHNLRETLNDPTAHAEIIALRQAGEKLGTWRLSECSLYVTLEPCPMCAGALVQARIKELIYGADDPKAGAAGTLLNIPQFPDWNHFVKIISGILAEESQALLQGFWKDKRK